Below is a window of Christensenella minuta DNA.
GAGTCGGTAAATGCCCTCGGGAAGCCGGTAGATTTCTTTTGCGGCGCTGCCGGTGGCCCAGGTGTTTGCGGTCTGCACATAAGAATTGTTTTGCAGCGAATCGAGGGAAAGGGAATGCCAAAGATCGGAAAGCAATGCTTCGGCGCTTTCGCAGCTGCGCCAATTGACTCCATCATCAATGGCTTCGTTCCATTGTTCGAGGGTGAACTCCGCTCCGGAAACGGGCTGACCGTCCTGGTTGATAAACTGGATATTTACACGGGTAGGCGTCAATTCGAGACCGCGTTCGACCTCGGTTACAAATTGTCCGTCAGCGAGCTTTCCGGTGGAAAAATTTATCGGGCCAGCCGTAAGGCAGTATCCCTGCGCCGAGCGCAGCTCTGCCGTATAGCTGCCCCAAGGCAGGCCGAAAATTTTTATCGCGCCTTCCCCGTTTTGCCCTGTTTTTGTGCAGGACGGCTCCGTCTTCAAATCCACCGTATATTCGCTGCCAACGGCCAAATCCAAAAACGCAAGGGAGCCCCACTGGTCCGAAACCCGAGTGAGGTCGATGCGCGCACCATATACCGGTTCCTTGGTCAGCGCGTCGCGCACACTCTGCGTATACGCGGCGGTCTGCCTTTCAATGGAAAGGAATATGGTTTTGGAGCCTTCTGTCACAAAATCTATGGTCTGGAAGCTGGTAACTGGCGTTTCAGGCCCCTGTGCAGTATA
It encodes the following:
- a CDS encoding MSCRAMM family protein, whose translation is MKRNKKLILAAILTVVMLLALLPAAALAEDEPGADKPETTDAANAGENGAASQSAGQYDITIAATDPMLYPQEQTLPGVTFCVVKRENGEAVFAGETGTEGKINFFLPVLTANYDVYITGVPEGYTAQGPETPVTSFQTIDFVTEGSKTIFLSIERQTAAYTQSVRDALTKEPVYGARIDLTRVSDQWGSLAFLDLAVGSEYTVDLKTEPSCTKTGQNGEGAIKIFGLPWGSYTAELRSAQGYCLTAGPINFSTGKLADGQFVTEVERGLELTPTRVNIQFINQDGQPVSGAEFTLEQWNEAIDDGVNWRSCESAEALLSDLWHSLSLDSLQNNSYVQTANTWATGSAAKEIYRLPEGIYRLMQTGVPGGYEAVDTIYFDMTETGEVSRIGIVRDGNLTDPPSSVAVLEKNGKENTITVKGIALPVPAPSSDSSVRAPKTGDGDSLFLYLVLGAVSAALIVCFHRKYMLD